CCACGGTCATAAATAGCAGATAAAGTATCTGGTTGTTGGATTGGCACAATGTTCATCACCCACAGAGGCTGCTTAATCAACGCTGCAGCAAAtctgataaacaaagaaaatgaaGTTCAAGTAAACAGAGTTAAGCTTATACAAGAAAGGAGAAAGAGATGCGCCAGAACATATGGAGATGTTGAGCTTATATAGAACTTCAAGGGAATTGTTGTAAAAATTTAAGCTGGTTTATTTGTGGTCGAGTCCCATTTGATTCAAATTTCTGATATTCACATTCCAGTAAAATAAACATCAGCCAGCATAATCAGTTTCTGAAAGTGCCTTACCCTCCATAACCAGCATTCATATCCATTACATTCCGGATAGACGACCAGTTGATTGCAAGGCCACCCATGTACACATCAGACACAAGTGCAGACCAGTGTTTGCTGTCCTCATAAAATATTTCCTCAGCACTTGATTCCAGACTAGCAGGTCTACTGCTAAGCCTTTGGGGCCAGGAGGTAGGCCATTTGTAGTCTCCACCCGAGTTAACAACTGGGAGTTGGGGGAGACAACCTCTTAGGGGTGTATACCTGTGTCAGAAACAAAACAGCACGAGTCATATTACACGAAATAAGTCAATTGAATAGCATAACAGATATATGCCTGTTTCAACTTAGTAATAAGTACCAGGAAGGTTTTTGTTTCTCCATTGGATGACACAATGGAGGATCATTCACTTTACGTTCTTCATAGCACACATTAGAGACAGGCTTTTgataaattacaagcccaattcCTGTTGCATCTACTGTCTTCGCTACTACCTTCCAGCAAATGGATTCTGTCAAAGCTACCATGGCTGCAGTGAACATAAAAAGATGAAGTCAATTCATGAACTGCCACATCCTAGGTACATGGTTGGGCAGTCAAGATTCTCTAACTAGATGTGGGTGGGAAAATGGGTTAAGCAAACAAACCCTTCCAGACATTCCTATCTCTCTCATTATCATCACGATAAACTGGTGTTGCAGACCATACGAAAACCCCTCCTGGCCTTAGAACCCTATTAAGCTCCATTAACGGTTTCCCACCTGCACATAAAAAGAATTCCACACAAATAAGCTCCAGGAATCTTGAGGATCGACTTGCATATGAGTTTGCAGCATTTGAGAAATGAAACTCAACCATGTAAAAAAACATGTTATATAACTGAGACCTACCATCTGCATCCCAATGCACCCTGCATCGTGCACAGTGGATCAAATCAAAAGAATTATCTGAAAAAGTAAGCATTTGTGTCCCAATGACTGACAGAGTAGCTGGAATTCCTCGCTCAAGTGCAAATTGTATTTGAGCCTCATGTTCATCCTTTGGGGCAAATGACATAGTAATAACATTTTTGTCCAGCAAATATCCACCAAAGCTAGCAACACCACAACCAGCATCGAGAATAACCCTTGTATGTGTTCCCCACTTAATGGCTGGGTAAGTCTACAACAACACAAAAGACCATATCATTCCATACTGATGGAAAAACGACCCATACTTGGCACATGACTCACATTACTAAAATGTAAGGAGCATATTAATTTGATATAAGATAGAATTAAAATACCTTCTCTATGAACAAAATGTAGTTCATGACCCCATCTTTAAACTGAGTACCACCTCCAGGGAACACAAGATAATCACCAGATTTCCTCACCCAATTCTGATCCTTCTTATATTCCACAAGTTTAGGATGTGGCACATTATCATACCAAATCTGCATTATATCAAGAAACACACTTCCCATTCAGTATTTCACTAGTGCAAACACCAATTACGCTTATTCCACACACGCCATTTTACTTGCCCCTAACTAATCAAACGTTTGCCGACACAGAACATAGCAAATTGAACAGGCTTATGCAACCCAAATCACAATCCATTCTAAACAATCTAGTGTCGGTTGTTTCAAATGATCAATTTAAGCTAGTTTTCATCATTCCCAGGTAATTTTCATTCACAATTTAAGCTAGTTTTCCTCGAAATCAAGGATAATTCATTCT
This genomic stretch from Papaver somniferum cultivar HN1 chromosome 5, ASM357369v1, whole genome shotgun sequence harbors:
- the LOC113284195 gene encoding probable methyltransferase PMT23 — encoded protein: MANSMETIFKEKKYPFLFASFILLLCFTILLISNTRNSIPYVPKITDLQSTTTQSIIPSIKSEDEVVSSEGSSSSSDAADDDEEKGDSAEIDWRLCKGSVATDYIPCLDNMKAIKGLKSRRHMEHRERHCPKPNPRCLIPIPKGYKMTLPWPKSRDMIWYDNVPHPKLVEYKKDQNWVRKSGDYLVFPGGGTQFKDGVMNYILFIEKTYPAIKWGTHTRVILDAGCGVASFGGYLLDKNVITMSFAPKDEHEAQIQFALERGIPATLSVIGTQMLTFSDNSFDLIHCARCRVHWDADGGKPLMELNRVLRPGGVFVWSATPVYRDDNERDRNVWKAMVALTESICWKVVAKTVDATGIGLVIYQKPVSNVCYEERKVNDPPLCHPMEKQKPSWYTPLRGCLPQLPVVNSGGDYKWPTSWPQRLSSRPASLESSAEEIFYEDSKHWSALVSDVYMGGLAINWSSIRNVMDMNAGYGGFAAALIKQPLWVMNIVPIQQPDTLSAIYDRGLIGMYHDWCEPLSTYPRTYDLLHSSYLFGNLTQRCDILDVTVEMDRILRPGGLVLIQDSLEMINKLSPIFRSLHWKTKLYEDQFLVAKKGSWRPTTFAT